A part of Helicoverpa zea isolate HzStark_Cry1AcR chromosome 17, ilHelZeax1.1, whole genome shotgun sequence genomic DNA contains:
- the LOC124638209 gene encoding 3-ketoacyl-CoA thiolase, mitochondrial-like translates to MAVVINKGIFIVAAKRTPFGRFGGAFKEVYPSDLLAAAAKDALKSGSVAPEIIDTVNIGQVYGISGSSDGGLSPRHAALKSGIPQEKPALGISRLCGSGFQAVVNSAQDIITGAANISLAGGTENMSTVPFVVRNTRFGVGLGAKMPFEDVLTSSSLDTSCNFTMPETAENLAEKYGLQRMEVDQFALQSQQRWKAAHDQGVFKAEMTPVTVKVKRQEKVVEVDEHPRPDTTTEMLSRLPVLFRKGGVVTAGNSSGVNDGAGALILATEESVKQHGLKPLVRLLAWSVVGVDPSVMGIGPVPAIQHLLSATGLKLDDIDLVEINEAFAAQTLACAKELGLDQSKLNVNGGAIAMGHPVGASGARITAHLAHELRRRGLKRGIGSACIGGGQGIALLLETV, encoded by the exons ATGGCCGTCGTTATCAATAAAG GTATTTTCATAGTAGCGGCTAAGCGCACACCATTCGGCAGATTTGGAGGTGCCTTCAAGGAGGTATACCCATCAGACCTGCTGGCTGCAGCGGCTAAGGATGCTCTTAAATCCGGCAGCGTGGCCCCGGAGATCATCGACACTGTCAATATCGGACAGGTCTATGGG ATCAGTGGCTCATCCGATGGCGGACTATCTCCCCGTCACGCAGCGCTCAAATCAGGCATTCCCCAAGAAAAGCCAGCTCTTGGAATAAGCCGCCTCTGTGGGTCTGGCTTCCAAGCTGTCGTGAACAGTGCACAG GACATAATTACTGGAGCTGCCAATATCTCGTTAGCTGGAGGCACAGAAAACATGTCAACAGTACCCTTCGTGGTCAGGAACACTCGGTTCGGAGTTGGTTTAGGAGCGAAGATGCCCTTCGAAGATGTACTAACATCTTCCTCTTTGGACACATCGTGTAATTTCACCATGCCTGAAACTGCTGAGAATTTGGCTGAGAAGTACGGTTTGCAGAGGATGGAGGTCGATCAGTTTGCCCTACAGTCACAGCAGAGGTGGAAAGCAG CGCATGATCAAGGAGTGTTCAAAGCTGAGATGACCCCCGTGACGGTGAAGGTCAAGCGACAGGAGAAAGTAGTGGAAGTAGACGAACACCCGCGTCCTGACACCACCACTGAAATGTTGAGCAGACTGCCCGTGCTGTTCAGGAAGGGAGGTGTCGTTACTGCTGGTAACTCTTCG GGTGTCAACGATGGTGCCGGAGCCCTGATCCTGGCAACCGAGGAATCAGTAAAGCAGCATGGCCTGAAGCCCCTTGTGAGACTGCTGGCGTGGTCTGTGGTAGGAGTGGACCCCTCTGTTATGGGTATTGGACCCGTGCCCGCTATTCAGCACCTGCTTAGTGCTACCGGACTGAAACTTGATGACATTGATCTGGTTGAG ATCAACGAAGCCTTCGCAGCTCAGACTTTAGCGTGCGCTAAAGAGCTGGGTCTTGACCAGAGCAAATTGAACGTCAACGGCGGAGCCATCGCTATGGGACACCCTGTTGGAGCTTCAGGAGCTAGGATCACAGCTCATCTTGCTCATGAGCTCAG aCGCCGTGGTCTCAAGAGAGGAATTGGTTCAGCATGCATTGGAGGAGGACAAGGAATCGCCCTGCTTCTTGAAACTGTTTAA
- the LOC124638372 gene encoding probable protein BRICK1-B encodes MSTPPRETIQKQIQQDWANREYIEVITGSIKKITDFLNSFDMSCRSRLATLNEKLTSLERKIDYLEACVTKGETLT; translated from the exons ATGTCGACGCCTCCAAGAGAGACCATTCAGAAACAAATCCAACAGGACTGGGCGAACAGGGAGTACATAGAAGTGATTACAGGCAGTATTAAGAAAATCACAGATTTCCTGAACTCATTCG ATATGTCCTGCCGCTCACGTCTTGCTACCCTGAATGAGAAGCTAACCTCTTTGGAAAGGAAGATTGATTATTTGGAGGCTTGT gTAACTAAAGGTGAAACCCTGACATAG
- the LOC124638371 gene encoding 3-ketoacyl-CoA thiolase, mitochondrial-like produces the protein MASTTKAIFIIGAKRTPFCRYGGPLRELPAYQVFATAAKEAIRSANLEPSLIDNTVVGNVNFLSQCDGGKTPRYCGIYSGVPISSPALGVSKACGTGLQAIINSAVDIITGNSKVTLAGGTDLMSSMPMLVRNVRFGTALGTSYRFDDHIQRQIPDGYTGLTMQKMVENLANKYGVTREDVDKFALQSHLKWKAAEESKAFEQELVSLEVTLKKKQILVDKDQTPQSLKSEDLSTLPVLIENGNILTCGNTSAPADGAAALLLGHEEAVKGYSLQPLARVVGWTCVGVNPEDAGFGGVLAIKKLLESQKLTVGDVDLFEINENFASQAIIATRELKIDQSKVNVSGGALALGDPMSATGARMATHLVHELRRRNLKRGIAASSCGGGQGVAILLEKI, from the exons ATGGCGTCTACTACCAAAG CCATTTTCATAATTGGCGCGAAAAGAACGCCATTTTGCCGTTATGGCGGACCTCTACGGGAGTTGCCAGCATATCAAGTATTTGCAACCGCGGCCAAGGAAGCTATACGTTCAGCCAATTTAGAACCTTCTCTTATTGACAATACAGTTGTTGGAAACGTTAATTTT TTAAGCCAATGCGATGGAGGTAAAACGCCGCGTTACTGTGGCATATACTCGGGAGTTCCCATCAGCAGCCCAGCGCTGGGCGTCAGCAAGGCTTGTGGGACTGGTCTGCAAGCCATCATCAACAGTGCTGTG GACATCATAACGGGCAATTCAAAGGTCACTCTAGCAGGAGGAACTGACTTAATGTCCTCAATGCCAATGCTGGTGAGAAATGTCCGATTTGGAACAGCTTTGGGAACATCATATAGGTTTGATGACCACATACAGAGGCAGATTCCTGACGGGTATACTGGACTGACGATGCAGAAAATGGTGGAAAACTTGGCGAATAAATATGGAGTGACCAGAGAAGATGTTGATAAGTTCGCTTTGCAGAGCCATTTGAAGTGGAAAGCAG CTGAGGAATCAAAGGCATTTGAACAAGAGTTAGTTAGCCTGGAAGTTACTCTCAAAAAGAAGCAAATACTGGTTGACAAAGATCAAACACCACAGTCGTTAAAAAGTGAAGATTTAAGTACATTGCCAGTGCTTATCGAAAATGGAAACATTTTGACGTGTGGAAACACTTCT GCCCCGGCAGATGGAGCAGCAGCTCTGCTCCTAGGTCATGAGGAAGCAGTGAAAGGGTACAGTCTTCAGCCACTAGCCAGGGTTGTAGGATGGACGTGTGTGGGAGTGAACCCAGAAGACGCGGGGTTTGGTGGAGTCCTAGCTATTAAGAAGCTTCTAGAAAGTCAGAAGCTGACTGTGGGAGATGTAGACCTTTTCGAG ATAAACGAGAACTTCGCGTCACAAGCTATCATTGCCACCCGGGAGCTGAAGATAGACCAGAGTAAGGTGAACGTGAGCGGCGGTGCGCTGGCGTTGGGAGACCCGATGTCGGCCACCGGCGCGAGGATGGCTACACATCTTGTTCATGAACTTAG GCGTCGTAATTTAAAAAGAGGTATTGCTGCGTCGAGCTGTGGCGGAGGACAAGGCGTCGCTATATTATTGGAGAAAATATAG